The DNA segment ATAATTTACACTGGTGCCTATAAAATATGCTAGGACATGTGTCCTGGGTTTTCAAATACCCATATACCTGCAGCCTTGGTCTTTTGGAACCAGTTCCTTTTCAAAACCCTGCAGCACCAAGCCTTGTAAGAAACTTGCTTGTTAACAGATTTGTTGCGTAAAATTTATTATTAGGTTACTAGGATTGGTTACTATTTCAGGTATTTTAGTGTCAGCTGTTAGCAATTTAACATAATAGCCTTTTCTTAAATTCAGCTCTTTCCTAGTGACCAAGAGCAGATAATGATGTGAGTCCATTGCAGAAGTGTGGGACAGTAACCAAAGCTTTCCTCTAATCACAGTTACACTTAACATGTCAGGACATCTCCATGCTCTGTGAGAAAGAGGGATCCTGTGAATTGGTGATGAACTAAGCAGCTGCGGAGTCAGAGTTCAGTGTTGTGCTGAttcagctgctctgcttctgcAGCCCAAGAGGTGCTCTCATCCCATGGACtactcccagcactgccctgtgctgtgggagcaAGTCACCAAGTCACTGCATCTCTTCAGGCCATTGTTATTCTTCATATAGATTTACAGtgatcaaattttaaaatccagagAGCACCTCCTTTATTTTTGCTTACAGTAAGTCAGACAAATAAAATCTAACAGCTGAAGAGCAAGGAGGAGTTAGAGCTTCAAAGACAGAGGTGCTGTTTCTTCCTCCAAAGTTTCAGCTTGAGTttctaaaaatctctttttcatcaggaaaagcagagttaaGAGTGACAAAAGAGTgcaactttgtttttaaaataaaatttgacaATCTAGGGTGTTTTGCAGGCTCTAAGGTATGCATTATACGTTTTTGTGTGGGCACACAGGTTTCTCAGTCACGCTGTGTGATCTCTTTTCTGATGGCTCCTAAAGGAAGTGTGTGCTCTAGAGCACCATGAGTAAACAACCCTGCAGGATGCTTGTGTTAAACTTCAGGCCAGTTTTGCCAGAGTTTGGTTTATTACAGAAGCTTTTCCTGTGCTTCCAAAATGCTATTTTCCAGCCTGTCTCTGAGGGCTATAGGGCTTattcaacagcagcaaaatgtgAGCTCACCATTGTGTACCTAATTTTGATGGTAGTTCTGTTAAGAGAGCCCTTCAGTACCAGAAATGCTAACTAGTGTGCAGTGGTTGAGCACAGGTCCATGTAAGATGGGATAGAGAAGGAGGGAACATCTAGTGCTTTTCTCCCCACTGCCTCCTTGCAAATCATGTATGCAGAGAGGGTTTTGGAGAAGCTGGATGTGTCTGTGGGTAGTGGTTTCCCCTTAGAGAACTCAGGCTTTAAGCATCACCTCACTTCCTCTTTATGCCACCAATTCCTTAAAAAGCTGATCTAAAACAATCCAGTTAAAAGCGAAAAAAGAATAGAGCAGCCTAAGTGGGAAACAATCTCTAACTGACAGGGACAAGTTATGGTATTTTACAGGAAGTGCTTCACAGACCACCTGGCTCACTTGCTGCATTCAGATCTGAGCTCCCTTAAGGGATTCATTTAAAAGTGAGATACACCAAACTGCATTCTGCCTGCTCTGGAAACTTTCCTATGACACATGGAGTGCCAAGGAGACTGATGGTACATTATCTAGACTGCTTTGACTTCTTAGCAAAGAAGTGCAGAGAGaagaatttctctttttaatccGATGAGGCAGTTAAAAGCTTGGTGAAGTACCCTTACGGCACAGTTAAGCTGGAGGCAACTGCAGCTGTGAAAAGACTGTGTTAAGAAACAGGATGGTTGTGGTCTActgtaagaaataattttcctgttgactatttttttaaacaggaaactGAAGAACAAAGCAGCATTAGTCTTGGTGCTTTTAATAGGTTTCAGATTTCAGATATTGCATTTAGAATATGCTGATTGGGAAAGGATAGGGCTTTGTGCAGAGCTTTATGTAACAAATGAGAGCTACAAGTTTGGAAAATGGGAATATAACCGAATTCAGGGAAAACCTCTGAATATGAAGCTGTTGTTTCTCTGGAAGAGCTTAAGATGCTCAGTAATGCAGCAGAGAGGACTGATGAGAGCAGGCTGGTCTGTTTGCAGGACTCCGTGAACGCGTGCATTTGCACAACACTGTGTAGGCTTGGCTTCTCACAGTTTCCTCTTTGTCAGTCAGTCTGTCTATCTGCCAgcttcccctctgctctgcttgcTCTTTCGCACCAACTGGGAACAGTTTCTGCACTATGGCAGAAGAAAACTTGCAGACGCTCGAGACAGCACTAGTGCCTCACTCCACTTTGAAGTCCATGATTTTTCTAGATGGTCGGCCAGAGCTGTGGATGATGTGTCTGACTCCTTCCTCCCTAAAGACTTTACACAAAATCCATTAAAGTCTTACTTCAGAAAGTATTTCTTCTGAGGAAGGTAACTCAGCAATtttggagggagagggggaggcaAGGGAGGTTACAGCTGTATACTAATTCTTTTGAAGCATGAGTGTCTGATGAGACAAATCTGTACTTCTAAATGTTTCTTTCTGACACACTTATGGATCATGTCAGACCCATTACAGACTTCCTAGGTGGTGACTCACTGCAAATGCCGTTTTGTTTCATTCAGCACATTTTCCTAATGTTCATTTTAACTGTAAAGGGTACTTACCTGGCATGATGTTGATTTGACAGCTACTATGCTATTACACTTCCCTTTGGTTTAATCTAAAACAATTAAGTTACTTTAAAAAGTAAGAGCTGTGCATTCATGTAAATAACTGCCCTGGGGACCTCAGCCACCAGCCTGGGGCTGTCTGGAGAATTGCTCTTGTTCCTATTCCCACTGTGTTTACCTGGTTTATGCAAATATTATATAAGTAGTGGCAAATCATTGCTACTAAAGGTGGCTCAGGTGAATGGCCAGCATGAGTGAAAGCTCAGATTAAAGAGTAAAGTACATGCTGAAATGCCATAGCACTATTAGAAGTGTTCCAAAGCCCCCGATAGGTACAGTTCCAGCAAGCTGTGCGCCAAAATTCCACAAAAAGCCCTTGTGACTTGAAAATATAGTCCTTGACACTTGgcccttttttttgttgttgttccaTAATTTTGTTGCAACAATTCTCTATATCTCAGGTGTGACCCTCCTAGGATTGCCCAGGCTGAAAGTTCAGCTTGGAGTGGGGAAAAGTGGAAGCCTGGTCTCTGGCAGGGGAGCTTGTGAAAGGCTGAGCTTTAGCAGCCAgtcttttcctgcagctgagggGTCAGGCTGCCTGCTAGCTCTTCCTCCTCAGGGAGAATATCCAGAacatgtctgtgtgtgctgcttcTGTGGAGGAGGAAGGTGGATTCAGACATGATGATGGATCTTGGGATTGTCAGAGCaagcagggagagaggaagaagcaTGGGTCCATCCTGGAGCTCTGCTGTTCTACTCAAACCATAACAGTGTAGGTGGAGGAATCTTTTAGCAGCTGAAGAGATTTAACAAGTCAGCATCTGAGTATGATCTTAAAGTATGATGCCTTCTTGAAGTAAGGGTTGGTGGTTTAGCTACAGGGCTATCCTGAAGCACTTCCATGGGAACATGATTGTTGGATTTAACATAGTTCAATTTGGTTACTGCATTTTGTGCACTGCTGTAGCAATGCATGGATTGTGTAAGTGTTCAAAACTGGATGTATGTTTGTATGGCAGTGGGGATCATGTAGGGAGCTCCTGTTTAAAGATGCAGCTGGTTTCCATACAATTAAATATAAAGTGCTTTTTTACCAATTAATTAGACTTCAAAAATGTGGAAGATAAACCTGTCAGCTGCAGGGATGTTTTTTAGCTGAGTAGAAAATTTTTTATTAAGATGTATTAATCTCTGGactttgtgtgtttgtgttttgctgTGCAGGTTTCTTAGTAAGAGCAGACAGAACTCAGCCTTCCACCATGCCTGTGCCTCCCCCTCCAGctccccctccacccccaaCACTGGCCTTGGTAAGTTTTACAGGAGGTAGCTGTATGCActgttctctgctgctgcttgtcaCTTTGAATAGGATGTCCAGAGATCCTGAGGTGTGGATGTGTGTATCCGTGATATTTGGGGAAAGCTCTCCAACATATTGTTTATGGTTGATTGTTGATCCTATGAGAAGGACCATCATTTCCACTGCCTTCCAGTTCTTATGTGCATGTCACTATCCACTCTAACTCTCCATCCTTTTATTCCTCCCACACTGGTGGCTGATCTGGAGGAGAGACAGCAGCTTGTCTAAGGGGAGTTGAAGTCTTGCTATCCCCTTGCCTTTCTCCAAATCTGTACTCCCACCTTCTCCCTTGGCCTCCTCCAGTACTTCTGTGACTTGGGCTGGAAAAAATCAAGCCTGTTGTTTAAATTTGGTAAGGATAGCTCTTAGCTAGCATAGCTCCCTCAGCCTGTGGTACCAGAGCACAGGATCCACTGCTGGCACAGCATGGTTGGTGAAACTACATCAGACCTGGCTTGAACTGGAATagagcctgtgctgtgcttgcCCTCCCAACAGTCAGTCACCTCACTGACAAGGAGGAAGAGGCTTCTTGAAATGCCAATTTGAAGCACTTAGATATTTTCAGAGCAAAACCTTAGCTGATTTCACAGAATGGGCTGTCTCCCATGAGCTTTTCCTTCATCTTCTACCACAAGCAAGTTACAGACTCTGCTCCCTCCATGACAACTCCCCCCACCTTTCAGGAGATCTCTATAACATCAATCTGATAAGTTAGAAAATGTTTCAGGCACCATTTCCTAGAAGAAAGAgccacatatatatatgtgcatataacTGCAttctttggaggttttttgttctttcttgaAAAACCGTGTCACCAAAATACAAAGTGAAAAAGACCACCATTGAGACAAATCTCATGTGTCCAAAGGTTTTATTTGGTCTATATGAAGAGGTCAATACTATTGAAGTGGCGATTGCcatttttaagtatttctaTCTAAGCTAAGATAGTAGACAAAGGTCCATCTTTGTTCTGATTTATctagaaaatgtatttcaccACAACTTTCAAGAATGTCAACCTTCTTGTATAATCAGTTTATGTGTGTAGTTTGTTCTTGTTCAGTCTCTAAAATGGCAGTTTCCCACAGATATGccttggctttaaaaaatcAGCGATTCTAAATCATGAGTTCAAAAAAGGTCAATTCATGCAGAAGTGTTCTGTTTCTAATGAATAATGAGGGTCAGAATAGCAGTAGAGTTGGGGACTTCACATCAGTAACAAGGCCAGCTACCTTTAATATCATTCACAAAACTAGACATGGCATTCTACCTACCCACTCCAATGCTGTTAAAACAGACACTGAAATCTCTAGTAACTACCATATTTGAGCAGAACTTTGTATCTAGAAATTAGGGTTTATTTTGCCtcctcatttttaatttttattttgcaggcaaatactgaaaagcCATCCCTAAGCAAGTCAGAACAAGCAGGGCGAAATGCTCTATTATCTGATAttaccaaaggaaaaaagcttaAGAAGACTGTTACTAATGACAGAAGTGCTCCAATTCTGGACAGTAAGTTTTTACATGTTGGAATTTCTATAGGCATGAATGGTTCTCCAgatctgaaagcagaaaattattttatgtatcATCAGATGAATTGCCGTGAGAGTAGATAAAACAAAGTGCCAGAAATTGGcatgcataaaaataaattctattcATCATGAATGAACAGTCAGCTGAGAAATCAAGTACTGCTCATGAAATGTGAATGCTAATTTGTTTGCTAATTCTCGTAAAgtggtttattttcctgtttgcttATATCAGAAAACTATGCAAGCCCTACCAGGAGTTCTGCTGAGGACCTGCAGCAGATCAGGCAAACAAAATCCCCATAAGGACTGAGGAGAGGACAGATAGTAAAGTGGAATTTCAGACTCTACTTTTGCATAAACAATATAAGAATAAATGCATGCCTGGGATGACACCATTGGCTTCAGTACCACTTAGAGGAAAACCACAGCCAGAAGCCTCAGCTCTAACTGTGTGTCACTGCTGCATGCAGTTTTGCCACTCCTGGAGTGACTCAGGGGTGTTATCTTTTTGGCTGAGCCTTGCTGCTCAGCCAGCCCAGCAGTTCTGCACAAAACAGTGACTCTACTTACCTGAATGGAAATAAGGTCTCtatccagctgtgctgctgctgtgtctcaCAACACATCTTGGTAGGTGccaagaagaggctggagaagcccATGTAGCAAAAGTACTGTGAAGGCAGAACAGAAACAGGAGAAGAGTGAAGAACACAGGCCTCACTCAGAGGAGAAGCATTCATCACCTAAGGAGAAAAGACACTTCTACAGACTGATTAGAAAATGTGACACACCCTCGGTCTAGGTTTGGCCATGCAATTAAAGGCTGGACTATGATAGGAACATGatgagaaaagaaggaaatatcCAGAAGAATGtgaccaaataaaaataatttttaaaaaattagataCAGTCCTGCAATCAGCCAGCTAGAGTTTTTAAAGATTATCTCTGAATGTGAAGTTACGTGTTCTAGCTATAGCAATGAGCTGAAGGGGATTAAAGGAGGGGGTAAACAGTAAGATAAAATTATGCAGGCTATTACCTTATTTGCATGTATTAACAAATCATGATGAAAGACTAAGCCATGGAAGCAGCATTTCTCCAGAGGTTAACACCCTGTCTGAGTCAGAGCCAAACTGAGATGACATGTTTAAGAAAGAGAAGGGTAATGTGAAACATTCCCCCATGGATACACTCTACCTTTTTTCTTGGGGATATTTTTAGAATTGCTTTTAATCCACATTTCAAAGTTTTAATTACTTTGAAATCAGTGACATTTTTGCCCACCCAAAGTGTGGAAATCAAGATTCCAATAAATTAAGCAATTGATCTTAGCCTATGTGGCCCAGCAGCTGAGAGCTGATCTCCAGATATCCTGACCTGTGCACCTGCTGATTTTGCAGTGATGCTCTGAAAAACGCTCTTCTCTGTATTGCAGTTGTGGAAACACTTTCATTTTACTGTTGGCAACTCAGTTGTCACAGCAGAAACATTGACATTacagagaaatgggaaaaaaagggggagggcTGATAAAATAATTCCTGCCTATTGGAAGCATTAACAGCTAATGATCCTGTCACTGCACTTCTGAACCTGCAGAAATAGCACCTCCTTTCCTACTAGGCTTTGTTCAAATAAATAGACGTGTTGCAATATCATCAGTAATGAGGAATTCTGTGCATTCCCAGCAGTTATCCCCAGAGATACTTTCAAGGAGGaccttctgctttcctctttccttcccttttccccatgAGATTATGCTGTCTCTGCTTATGGAGAAGTGGAAGGGAAGGATAAGAGAGCAAAAGTACAAGAAACCAGAAGAAGTAACCAAGGTGCTAACAAAGACTGCATTATATTCTCAGAAGTCCCATCCATGCTCAGTTCCAAATTCTCTGCAGCAATTTTCTCTGCTCTCCAGTCTGGAGAAGACTAAAGTGATGGCTTAATAAAACACAGAGGCTACGTTTATTATGGTTACTGCACCAGCTCCTCCACAGtgcagtggtggtggtgatgatggTAGCTGTGATGATCTAAACCTTGTGTCTTTTGAAAGTTCATCCATTTTTCCCAAGCTACAAGCATTACTCTAACCAAAGAGGTGACTTTGCAGGGTCAGTCTTGCTTCACTTATACAGGGgatctttttttcccaacagaGCCCAAAGGATCTggtggaggtggtggtggtggctttggaggaggtggcagtggcagtggcGGGGGCTTTGGTGGTGGTGGACCACCTGGCCTTGGAGGCCTTTTTCAAGCAGGAATGCCAAAGCTCAGATGTACTGCAAGTCGAGATGCTGGTAAGAAAGACCTTGAATTTCcagtgtgaaaaaaattacattgctTAAAACCTTCATAGCACTGCAATAAATTAATTACCTGCTGGGATTGAGAAAGCCAGAAAATATTGTAGGCTCTTAGGAGATGTAATTTTCAGCTTGAATCTTGCTTTAGTCTTACTTTTAGGTCTTGTGAGGTGGAAGTCAGACTCCCTTTCCATCCATCCTCCTCATTATTGATGAAAACTAAAGATCTTGGTAGTGTTGAATGGCTACCTGCAAAGGACAGTCAGGCAGATTATGTCCTGCCTTAGCTGTTGGGTTTGCAGGAACAGAGGAGGATCTAGGCTAATTCCTTCTTGTCCACCAGGAAAAAGGATCTACTTTCCAAATGGAAAGTACTTGTGTCAGCTCCACAATAGTGTGATTTGCTGCTTAGGGAGTGCATGAGGTATCCCAGCTGGCTGGTACACACACTGCAGATGGAGGCTTGTCTGGAGTGTGCTTCTGGCTGACTAAACAGCTGCCCCAAGCCTCATGCACCTTTAAATGAAGGACACCTGGAGCCACTGAGTTTTTTAAGTTTAAGGACATAGGATTTCATCCTTCTTGAAGAAGGATTATGTAATGGCAGTTGTACAGTGTTTCAAATATTCCATATTTTATAGCCTAACATAATTTTTCAGCACAGCACATGTGTACAAAACAGTCTCTCACAGCTGGTATTTTCTATTGTGTCACAGTCTATTTTTGGGAACTTGTATTAATACAAAAGTTCCTGGCATCGCAGAGCAGTACTTGTGAACTGCAGGGCCAGCTGCCTTCTTCCTGATGTGCACAGCTACATCCCTGGATCACAGCTACTAGAAAGGGCCGAAAAGAGCTTTTTGCTGAGCTTTCCGTTGTGAAACGTAATTCAAAAGCCAAGATTTCTTTGCTCTCGGGTTGACGGTATTAGGTACTTGTTCTTCACCGTTTTCTTCCCTCCATGTTTTATTGCTGCCCGTGTGATGGCTGCACCACTTTGGTACTTTGTGGCTACTGAACTCGCGCCTCATAAGCAGTATCAGGATGCCAGCTGGTACTCTGGAGTGGTACCGGGCTTGGGGCTGACCCTCAAGGCAGTGGTGCCCCGTGCCGGGCTGCGCCCTGGCCGCTCGCAGAGCCTCGGGACGAGCGGCCCGTTCGGACCCGCGGCCCCGGTGCCGATGTTCTCTGTCCTGTGTCCGCAGACGCCGGGGGAGGCCGGCCGCCCGTCCTGCCGCCCGGAggccgctccgccgccgccaAGCCCTTCTCCCCGCCGAGCGGCCCGCCGCGCTTCCCGGGGCCGCCCTCGGGGCCGCGCTCCGCCGTCCCGGACCCGCAGAGGAGCCGCCTGCCGCCGCCGAGGCCCGACGCCGGCTCGAAGCCCGAGGCGGCGCCGCCGCCGGTGCCCAGCACGCCCCGGCCCATCGCCTCCAGCCTGCACAACCGGGGGTCGCCGCCGGTGCCGGGGCTGAGCcggcagcccagcctggggcccTCGCCCCCGCCCTTCCCGGGCAGCCGGGGAGCGGGGTCGGTCGCTCCCCTCCGGCAGCcgggccccggccccgcgccccccTTCTCGGGccggccgccgctgccgcccACCCCGGGCCGGCCGGCGGAGGACaagccgccgcccccgccgcctcCCCCCGCCGGGCACCGGCCGCCCGCCGCCCGGGAGCCGTCTCTGCCGCCCCCGCCGCCTCAGAACAGCAAACCGCCCGTGCCCGCCGCCCCCCGGCCCGCCCTCGGCGCCCCGGCGCCCCCGCTGCCCCCCGGCAGGCCGGGGCCGCCCCCGGtcccgcccgcccccgccggcGGCGACGAGATGCCGCGGCTGCCGCAGAGGAACGTCTCGCTGGGGTCGTGCCCGACGCCCGGCGGGGGCCGCTCCGGACCGCTGCCCCCGCCGCCCGGAGAGAGGCCGCCGCCGCCCGTCAGAGACCCGCCCGGCCGCTCAGGTAGGGAGCGGGCACGGGTGGCACGGGGAATGGCTGCTTTGGCCGGGACAGGTGGCACGGGGAATGGCTGCTTTGGCCATGCCTTTGACAGCTTCACATACGCAATGAGCGCATCCCAGGATGACATCCTTGTTAGGCACTAGGGAttctgcagctggaagaaaggATTTGTGGGCATCACGGTGACTTAAGGAAGGTCGAAGTGCATCACCAGTGTGCTCACGTGTACTTTTACAGATCTTGGTAACTTTCATTAGAGTCACTGTAATTGAAAAGGGTTGCAAATGGGTTTCCTCATTACGTTCTTTGATGTAAAGAAGCTTCTGGTAAAGTGACAGCGTCTGACTTCCTGAGTCAACCAGTGTGAGTTAATGGTCGGATTCTCAGGAGTGGAGGCTTTTGGAACCTGACCTTCTACGTGTTCAGAGACACAAACACAGTCAAGTAC comes from the Cinclus cinclus chromosome 9, bCinCin1.1, whole genome shotgun sequence genome and includes:
- the WIPF1 gene encoding WAS/WASL-interacting protein family member 1, producing the protein MPVPPPPAPPPPPTLALANTEKPSLSKSEQAGRNALLSDITKGKKLKKTVTNDRSAPILDVPSTPRPIASSLHNRGSPPVPGLSRQPSLGPSPPPFPGSRGAGSVAPLRQPGPGPAPPFSGRPPLPPTPGRPAEDKPPPPPPPPAGHRPPAAREPSLPPPPPQNSKPPVPAAPRPALGAPAPPLPPGRPGPPPVPPAPAGGDEMPRLPQRNVSLGSCPTPGGGRSGPLPPPPGERPPPPVRDPPGRSGPLPPPPPISRNGSTSRALPTTPQLPSRAGLDSQRGGARPPLPPDRPGSAAPPPPPPPAAVRNGFQDPGDDEWESRFSFHPISDLPPPEPYVPMNRSYPSKLARNDSRGGSVRKERGAPPLPPIPR